GTATGTTAGTGTCACGACGCCCTCTCTGCTCTATGGTTGGTTTCGCAACTACCAAATAGCAGGAGGACGTCGTACTGTCAAAAGTGGGTAAGACCCAGCGTTCGCAAAGATTGACAATCCTATCTTTCCCGGATATGATGCATACTCTGCTAGCCCTGACAGGGGGACAACGATGTGCGGCATGCCGGCTGTCAAGGTCTTGGTCGTGGACGATGAGCAAGATACCCGCAAGCTGGTTCGCCTGACCCTGGAACGGCGGGGCTGGACCGTCAAAGAAGCCGCCGGCGGGGAAGAGGCACTGCAACTGCTGGGGCAGGAGCACTTTGACCTGGTGCTTCTGGACATCATGATGCCGCGGGTGAGCGGCTACGATGTGCTCCAGCGCGTGCGCTCCGATGAACGCCGGCACAACACCAAAGTGGTATTCCTGACCGCCAAAGGCCGCTCTGACGAGGTGGACTACGGCCTGGAGCTGGGAGCCGATGGCTACATCGTCAAACCCTTCTCCACCCGCGAGCTGATCAATTACTTGAGCGGCATTATGGCGGCGTAACGCAAAACCGTGTGGTTGCTATCCTGCCCGGCCGGCAGACGACTTCAGCACATAGAGCCAGTACGGAAGGATACTTCTGTGGGAACGCACGCTCCGACGATCCTGATCGCCGACGACGACAAAGAGTTGGTACATCTGATGGCCTCCGCGCTGACCAGGGCCGGCTACGAGGTGCTCACCTGCTTCGAGGGACAAGAAGCCCTACAGGTGATTCAGGAAAGGGCCGGACAAATCGATCTCGTCATCCTCGATGTGCTGATGCCCAAGCTGGACGGCGTCGAGGTCGCACGGCACATGAAGGACGACCCGTCTACCAGCCATATCCCCATCCTGCTATGCACCGGTCAGGGCGAGGAGACCATCGTCAAGGGGATGGACGTGGGCGGGGTGGACTACATCACCAAGCCGTTCAGCATGCGCCAACTGCTGGTACGGGTGGGAGTGTTGGTACAGCGGTTCGTCCGAGCGGATCAGTAGCGCGAGAAAGACGCCGGCCTCGGCGCAGTATGCACCTCCGCCGGCCAACCATATCCCTGGGTAATAGGCATGAGCTATCTGGTCGTCATCCCAACCTACAACGAGCGAGACAACATCTCCCAGTTAGTCCCCAAGATACTTGCACATGGGGACGCTTTTCACATCCTTATCGTGGACGACAATTCCCCCGACGGCACCGGCGAACTGGCCGAAGAGCTGGCCCGCCAGGAGCCGCGCGTGCACGTCCTGCATCGGCCAGGAAAATTGGGGCTGGGGACAGCGTACGTCGCCGGCTTCCGCTGGGGCCTGGATTTCGGGGCGGAACTCATCTTCGAGATGGACGCCGACTTCTCCCATGACCCGGCCATGCTCCCCGTATTCGTCGAGGAGATTGGCGACTGCGACCTCGTGCTGGGTTCCCGCTACGTGCCCGGCGGGGGTGTGCGCAACTGGCCCCTTCCCCGCCGGCTGATGAGCCAGGGCGGAAGCCTGTACGCCAGAACTATCCTGGGCGTCCCCATCCGGGATCTGACCGGCGGCTTCAAGTGCTTCCGCCGGCAGGTGCTGGAATCCCTGCCGCTGGACGAGGTGCAGACCACCGGCTATGCCTTCCAGATAGAGATGACCTATCGGACCCTGCTGGCCGGCTTTCGCGTCAAGGAAATCCCTATCATCTTCGTGGACCGGGTGCAGGGCACATCGAAAATGTCGCGCCGGGTCTTCCTGGAAGCGGTGATCGCCGTTTGGCGCCTGCGCTTCTCCCTCCCGCGCCCGCATCAGCCGTTCGCGGTCCTGCCGCCGGCGGCCCCCAGCCGCTACCTAATGGAAGGGGTGAATGCTGGCCGGCCGGGCATATCGTAACGTTCAGCGCTTGTGCAAGGGGCGGTGCTATGGCAAAGGAACGCATCCTGGTCGCCGACGACCATAAAGAGAACGTGCAGTTCATCAGTGACGCCGTCCTCACTCCTCACGGCTTCCGCCCCATCGTCGCCTACGACGGCCAGGAGGCCCTGCGCAAAGCCGTTGAGGAGAAGCCGGACCTCATCCTGCTCGACCTGCAGATGCCCAAAATGGACGGCCTCACCGTGCTGGAGCGCCTGCAGGAGCAGGGGGTACGCGTGCCGGTGGTGTTGATGACCTTTCACGGCTCCGAGGAAATCGCCGTGCGCGGCTTCCGGCTGGGGGCCCGCGATTACGTGATCAAGCCTTTCACCGCCCAGGAAATGCTGACCGCGATCGAGGGCGCCCTGCTGGAAAGCCGGCTGCGCGCCGAACGGGACGCATTGATGGCCCGCCTGATGCAGGCCAACCAGCAGTTGGAGCGCCGGCTCCGCGAGATGCGCACCCTCTACGCCGTCGGCCAGTCCGTGCTCTCGGTACTCGATACCGATGTGCTCCTGCGCAGGATCACCGACGCAGTGATCTACCTGCTCCCCGTTCAGGCGGTCTATGTCCTGCTCCCGCAGGCCGGCGGCCTGCAGATCGTTGCGGAAGGCTACCGCGATCGCTCCAAGTCCGCTGTGTGGAAACTGCCGACAGCCTGCATCCAGCGCGCGCAGGAGACACTGCACGACGGCAAGCCCGCTGTGGCCAGCGAGGGAGACGCCGGCCCCACATATGCCTACATACCCCTGGTCCTGCGCGATGCCGCGCTGGGTGTCCTGATCGCGCAGTGGCCGGCGGGAGTCAGCCGGCCGGACGAACACCATTTGCAGTTGTTATCCATGCTGGCCGGCTATGCCGCCATCGCCCTGCATTACGCCCAGGACTTCGAGAACCTCCAGGCGGAGGAGGAGCGCGAGAAAGAGCGCATCCGCCAGTACTTCCAGATGTACGTCCCCCCGTCGGTGGTGGAACGCATCCTGTCTGACCCGGAGGCCATCCAGC
This genomic window from Anaerolineae bacterium contains:
- a CDS encoding response regulator, producing MAKERILVADDHKENVQFISDAVLTPHGFRPIVAYDGQEALRKAVEEKPDLILLDLQMPKMDGLTVLERLQEQGVRVPVVLMTFHGSEEIAVRGFRLGARDYVIKPFTAQEMLTAIEGALLESRLRAERDALMARLMQANQQLERRLREMRTLYAVGQSVLSVLDTDVLLRRITDAVIYLLPVQAVYVLLPQAGGLQIVAEGYRDRSKSAVWKLPTACIQRAQETLHDGKPAVASEGDAGPTYAYIPLVLRDAALGVLIAQWPAGVSRPDEHHLQLLSMLAGYAAIALHYAQDFENLQAEEEREKERIRQYFQMYVPPSVVERILSDPEAIQLGGVRREVSVLFADLQGFTALSERLAPEELINVLNQYLSVMARTVMAFEGTVDKFLGDGIMAIFGAPLPQADHAQRAAQAALGLRSAVARLHERLPAHLRLEVHIGIGTGEVVVGNVGTEQARNYTAIGDAVNVARRLQEMARPNQILLSEQTLQYIYDRAEVRALGPISLAGRRQELRVFELLDLRDA
- a CDS encoding polyprenol monophosphomannose synthase, whose protein sequence is MSYLVVIPTYNERDNISQLVPKILAHGDAFHILIVDDNSPDGTGELAEELARQEPRVHVLHRPGKLGLGTAYVAGFRWGLDFGAELIFEMDADFSHDPAMLPVFVEEIGDCDLVLGSRYVPGGGVRNWPLPRRLMSQGGSLYARTILGVPIRDLTGGFKCFRRQVLESLPLDEVQTTGYAFQIEMTYRTLLAGFRVKEIPIIFVDRVQGTSKMSRRVFLEAVIAVWRLRFSLPRPHQPFAVLPPAAPSRYLMEGVNAGRPGIS
- a CDS encoding response regulator, whose amino-acid sequence is MGTHAPTILIADDDKELVHLMASALTRAGYEVLTCFEGQEALQVIQERAGQIDLVILDVLMPKLDGVEVARHMKDDPSTSHIPILLCTGQGEETIVKGMDVGGVDYITKPFSMRQLLVRVGVLVQRFVRADQ
- a CDS encoding response regulator; protein product: MCGMPAVKVLVVDDEQDTRKLVRLTLERRGWTVKEAAGGEEALQLLGQEHFDLVLLDIMMPRVSGYDVLQRVRSDERRHNTKVVFLTAKGRSDEVDYGLELGADGYIVKPFSTRELINYLSGIMAA